Below is a window of Micromonospora chersina DNA.
CGAGCGCCTGCTGGGAGGTCCGGCCCTCCTGGTCGACAGTGGTGTCGACGGTCCCGACCGCCGCCTCGACGATCTGCGGGTTGCGGTCGACGGTGCTCAGGGCCCGGTCGAGGATGCCGTTCAGCTCGTCGAGCCGGACCTCCAGCATCGCCTCCGTCGTCACGCCCCGGACGTCGACGCGGGCCGTGCCCAGCCGGGCCTGCACCCCGACGTCGAGCTGGAGCAGGCTGCCCAGCCGGGCGCGCAGCGACACATGCGCGTCGACATCGTCGCCCTCCACGCAGACGTCGTCCACCCGCAGGTGGGGGATCTGGAGGACCACATCCGGGTCGGACATCGTCGGGGCGCTGTGGTGCGCGCCGGCGGGCTGCCGGCGGTCACCCTCTGCCGCCTCGCGCGGATCCTGCCTCCCACTGCCCACCTGACCTCCGTCGCCCGTCGCCGGTCCGCCGCCGTGCCATTCCCCGACAGGGCGACGGCACACCTGGGGGCCCGGACGGATCGGGCTCACACCAGCCCGCGTACCGCCCTGAGCGCCGCGTCGACGTCCGCCTCGCTGTTCGCGATGGTCGCGCCGAAGCGCAGGTAGGACGGGTTGTACGGGGTGCTGCTGGCGATCACGCCGGCGGCGTACAGCCGGCCCACCGCCTCACCCAGCGGGATGTCGGGCACCTGGCAGCAGACCACCCCGGCGGAGAGCTCGGCCGAGCGCGGGGTGACCAGCCGGATGCCGCGGATGCCGGCGAGGCCCTCCTTGAGCCGGTCGGCCAGCTCGCGGTTGCGGGCGGCGACCCGGTCGGGACCGATCCGCCGGTGGAACTCGAACGCGTCGGCGAGCGCCCACCGGTGCTCGAAGCTGTGGTAGCCGCCGGGCGTGTGCGCGGGCCCCGGCGGCGTGGGTTGCCCGCCCGTGCCGGCGTACAGCCAGCGGCCGATGCTGCGCCGGTCGAAGGTGGGGATGACCGCTGTCATCCGGCTCCACGCCCTGGTGCTGCCCCAGACCAGCCCGGTGCCCCGCGGCCCCAGCAGCCACTTGTGGCAGCCCGAGACCAGCACGTCGCAGCCGAGCTGCTCCGGGGTCGCCGCGTCGGCGGCGAAGCCGTGCACCCCGTCGACGCAGACCAGCGCCTCGGGGCTGCGGGCGCGGACCGCCTCGGCGAGCCGCCGGACGGGCAGCTTCACCCCGGTGCTGGAGTGCACCCAGGTCAGGGCGACCACGCGGGTGCGGGCGGACACCGCGGCCGCGAGGTTGCCGACCATCTCGTCGACGCTTGTCACCGCCGGGTCGCGGTAGAGGCGCACCCGGCGCACGGTCACCCCGTCCCGCTCGGCGCGCAGCCGCAGCGACTCGTGGGTGGCGTAGAAGTCGTGCTCGGTGGTGAGCACCTCGTCTCCCGGCCCCAGCCGGACCGCCGTGTAGACCAGCCCGAGGCCCATCGTGGTCGAGTCGGTCAGCGCGATCTGGTCGGGGCGGGTGTCGAGGTGGCGGGCCGCCGCCCCGAGCACCGCGCCGTCGAGGCGTTCCTCGTTGGCGCCCAGGTAGCCCATCGCGTCGCGGTCGAGCCCGTCCCGGTGTGCGGCGACGGCGGCGCGGACCGGGGCGGGGTGGGGCGCGAAGACGAAGGTGGCCAGGTGCGCGCGGCCGCGGTCGAGCGCGAACTGGGCCCGCACGCTGTCCCAGTTCGCCGGGTCCAGGGCCGGCGCGTCGCTCGCCGCCGGGTCGGCCGCCTCCGGTCGCTCCGGCTCGCAGCCGGTGGCCAGGCCGGTCACCCCGGCCGCCGCGGTCACGCCGAGCAGATTCCGTCGGGTGAGCTGCATCCGCCCATCGTCCACTGTCCACGTCACGGTCAGGTCACCGCGCCGACGACAGGTGATTTCGCCGATGCGGCCGCCCGCGACCAGCTCCAATACTGACACATGTCGATGGATCTCCGACCCGACAAGGAGCAACCGACGTGCGATCAGCCACCACCACCCGTCCCCGTACCCCCGTCACCGCCCTGGCGCGGCTCGCCGTGGCGGCCGTCCTGGCCGTCGGCGGCGCCGTGGCCGTCCCGGCCGGCGCGCAGGCCGCCGACAACCCCTACGAGCGCGGACCCGCGCCCACCAGCGCCATCCTGGAGGCCAGCCGCGGCCCCTTCGCCACCTCGTCCTACAGCGTCTCCTCGCTGAGCGTCACCGGCTTCGGCGGCGGGGTCGTCTACTACCCGACCAGCACCAGCGAGGGCACCTTCGGCGCCATCGCCATCTCGCCCGGCTACACGGCCACCTGGTCGAGCCTCAGCTGGCTCGGACCGCGGATCGCCTCGCACGGCTTCGTGGTCATCGGCATCGAGACCAACACCCTGCTCGACCAGCCCGACAGCCGGGGGCGCCAACTCCTGGCCGCGCTGGACTACCTGACCCAGCGCAGCAGCGTGCGCGGCCGCATCGACGCCAGCCGGCTCGCCGTGGCCGGGCACTCCATGGGCGGGGGCGGCACCCTGGAGGCGGCCGCCGCCCGGCCGTCGCTGCAGGCCGCCGTCCCGCTCGCTCCGTGGAACCTGGACAAGACCTGGAGCGGGGTGACGGTGCCGACGCTCATCGTCGGTGGCGAGAGCGACACCGTCGCCCCGGTCGCCACCCACTCGGAGCCGTTCTACAACAGCATCCCGGCGTCGTCCGAGAAGGCGTACCTGGAGTTGAACGGCGCGAGCCACTTCTTCCCGCAGTCGGTGAACACGCCGATGGCCAAGCAGATGGTGGCCTGGCTGAAGCGCTTCGTCGACAACGACACCCGGTACGAGCAGTTCCTCTGCCCGGGCCCGAGCGGGCTGGCCATCGAGGAGTACCGCAACACCTGCCCCAGTTCCTGAGCCGCGAAACGCGGGGCGGCCGCCACGGTGGCCGCCCCGCCAACCTGTCTACACTCGGTGTGCACAAAGGAGGCGGACGGGATGGGCGCCACCGGCCGGGTCGACGGACGGACCGCGCGGGCCGCGCGTACCCGGGCGGCGATCGTCGAGGCGCACCTGGGGCTGGTCGGCGAGGGTGACCTGCGGCCGACGGGCGATCGGATCGCCGAGCGGGCCGGCGTCTCGCTCCGCACGCTGTGGACCAACTTCAAGGACATGGAGACGCTCTTCGAGGCCAGCGGCGAGGAACTGCTCCGCCGGCAGGACGCCGCGTGGCGGCCCGTCCCGGCGGCGCTGCCGCTGGCCGAGCGTGTCGACGCCTACTGTCGGCAGCGGGCCCGGCTGCTGCAGCTCATCGCCCCCTCCGCCCGGGCCGCGCAACTGCGCGAGCCGCTCTCGCCGCAACTGCACCGCAACCGCCTCAAGCACGTCGATCGAGTCCGCAACGAGGTCGAACGGCTCTTCGCGGCCGAGCTGGACCGGGCCGGTGCGGGGCGGGAGCACCTGGTGCACGCGCTGGTGGCGGCGAGCATGTGGTCGGCCTGGTCCATGCTGCGCGACGGGTTGGGGCTCGACGTGGGCGCCGCCCGGGCCGTGATGGCGCGCACCGTGGCGGCGTTGCTGGCGGATCCCGCGGGGCCGGCTCTTTTCCGGGAGGTTGCCGAGAGGTAAAACTGAACGCATGGTTAGTGCATTGAGAGTGCAAATAACCTTGCACGGTCGCGACGGCGAGTGCCGGGCGATCCGTCACCTTCTCGACGGGCCGGACGGCGGCGCACTGCTCCTGCACGGCGAGCCCGGCTCCGGACGCGGCGCGCTGCTGGCGTACGCCCGGCGGCACGCCGGGGAGCGGGCCGTCCTCGCCGGCGCCGGGCTGGCCGCCGAGGCGACCCTGCCGTACGCCGGCCTGCAACGCCTCCTCGATCCGGTGCTCGACCGGTCCGGCTCGCTGCCCGACCCGCAGCGGCGGGTGCTGCGGCGCGCCCTCGCCGGCGGCGGCTGCCCGGCCGCGCGGCGGCTGGCCCTGGCCACCGCCGTGCTCGCCCTGCTGGCCGCCGCGGCCCGCGACCGCCCCGTGCTGTGCACGATGGACGACGTCGACGCGGGCGACCCGGAGACCGCCGAGACGCTCGCCGTCGTGGCCCGCCGGCTGCACCGGCTGCCGGTCGCGCTCCTGCTCACCGCCGGCGGCGCGGCGGCCGCCGACGGCATCCCGGCCCACCGGCTGTCCCCGCTGGACGAGGAGCAGTGCGCGGCGTTGCTCGCCGACCGCCGGCCCACGCCGCCGCCGGCCGCGGTGGCCGCCGCCCTGGCGGCGGCCAGCTGCGGCAACCCGCAGGGGCTCGTCGACCTCGCCGACGCGCTCACCCCCGCGCAGTGGCACGGTGAGGAACCGCCGCCCGCGGGCCCACCGGCCGACGGGGCGCTCGGCGCCGCCTACCGGGCCCGCCTCGACCGGCTTCCCGCGGACACCCGCCGGGTGCTGCTGCTCGCCGCGCTCGACAGCGACGGGGACCCGGCCACCCTGGCCCGCGCCGCGCGGACCGCCGGACTGTCCGTCGAGGCGCTCGCGCCGGCCGAGGCCGCCGGCCTGCTGCGCGCCGGCCCGGCGGGCGTGACCTTCCCCAGCCCCCTGGCCCGGACGATGATCGGGGCCGTCACGCCGCTGGCCGACCGGCGGGCGGCCCACCTGATGCTGGCCCGGGCGCTGGACGGCCGGCCGCTGCGCCGGGCCCTGCACCGCGCCGCCGCCACCGACGGCCCCGACCCGGCCCTCGCCGACGAACTGGAGGCGGCGGCCGCCGACGACGCCGACCGAACCGACGCCGCCGCCGCGCTGCGCCGCGCCGCCGAACTCAGCGACGACCCCGCCCGCACCGTCCAACGGGCGGTCGCCGCCGCCCGCTGCGCCTGGACGGCCGGCCACCCCGACGAGGCCCGACGCCTGCTCGCCGGGCTACCCGCCGACCCGGTCGCGGCCGGCCACGCCGACCTGCTGCGCGGCGAGCTGCAACTGCGCTGCGACGCACCGACCACGGCGGTCGCCACGCTTCTCGCCGCCGCCCGGGCGGTCGCACCGGTCGACCGCGGTGCGGCCCTGCTCGGCCTGGTCCGGGCGGGCGAGGCCATCTGCCTCACCGGCGACCACTACCGGTACGCCGAGGTGGCCCGACGGGCGTGGGCGCTGCGCCGACCCGGCGACCCGCCGGCCCTGGAACTGCTGACCACGTTCGCGGCCGGCGTCGGGGCGACCCTGCGCGGTGACCACGACCAGGGTGGACCCGCCCTGCGCCGGGTCGTCGTGCTGGGCGGTCGGCTGGCCGGACCGGCGCTCACCCCGGCCGCGCTGCTCTGTGGCGCGGTCGCCGGACTGCTGGTGGCCGTGGACGGCGCGGCGCACCGGCTCGCCGACCGCGCCGTCGAGCTGGCCCGGGCCCGCGGCGACCTCTCCGTGCTGCCCCGCGCCCTGGAGCTGCGGGCGGTCGCCGAGTACTGGCTGGGCCGGCACGCCACGGCCGCCGAGACCGCCCGCGAGGGGCTGGCGACCGCCCGCGCCACCGGCCAGCGCACCTGCGCCCGGGTCCACCTGGGCATCCTCGCCGTGCTGGCCGCCGTACGGGCCGACCGGGCCACCAGCCTCGCCCGCATCGCCGAGATCGGCGACGGCGCCACCCCGGGCAGCCGCCCCTACGCGTACGCGCAGTGGGCGCTCGGCGTGCTCGACCTCGTCGACGGCCGGCACGCCGACGCGGCCGCCCGGCTGGCGTCGCTGGCCCGCACCGGCACCGCCCGAGGTCAGGTGCTCGTGCAGGTGATGGCCACGCCCTACCTGGTGGAGGCCGCCGCCCACGACGGCGGGCGGCCCACCGCCGCGCTCGCCGTCTTCGACCGCTGGGCCAGCAGCACGGCCAGCCCGTCACGGCGCGCGCTCTCCGCCCGCTGCCACGCGCTGCTGGCGCCCCGGGGCAGCGCCGAGGCCGAGCGGGAGTTCCGCACGGCGCTGCGGCTGCACCCCACCGACACCGACCGGTTCGAGCGGGCCCGCACCGAGCTGCTGTTCGGCCGGGACCTGCGCCGGGCCCGCCGGCCGCGGGACGCCCGGGCGTACCTGCACCGGGCACGGGAGACGTTCACCCTGCTCGGCGCGACGGTCTGGGCCGAACAGGCCGGCGCGGAGCTGCGCGCGGCGGGGGAGTCGGTCGGCTTCTCGCACCGGCCGCCGGCGCAGCTGCTGACCGGCCAGCAGCTGCACATCGCCCAACTCGTCGCCGAGGGAGCCACCAACCGGGAGATCGCCAGCCGGATGTCGCTCTCCACCCGGACCATCGACCACCACCTGCGCAACATCTTCCACCGGCTCGGCGTCCGCTCCCGCACCGAGCTGGCCCGCCTCTTCGCCTAGGGCTTGCAGGTGTGCGACTGCGGACGGTCCGCAGTCGCACACCTGGGTGTGTCCGGCTCAGGCGCTGCGATCGGCGCCCTGCTGTTCCAGCGTCTCGGCGAACTCCTGCCACTCCTGCGCGCACTGCCGCGCCACGTTGGCGATGACGTACGCGCAGTGCGGCGGTACCTTCTCGACCAGCCCGTCCCATTCGTTGTTCTGGATGGCGCGGGCGAACATCCAGCGCAGCAGCTCCCGCCCGGAGTCCGTGAAGCGCAGCGACGGGTCCTGCTTGAGCCCTTGGAGCATGGAGACGAGGTTCGGTCGGGGCGCGGGCGGGGGGTCCTTCGGTTCGAGCGTGAGGTGCGCCCCGCCGGGGCGCCGGTTGGTGGCGCACCGGGCGGGCGGCAGCGGGTCCTCGCCCCGTTGCAGCCGGTTGCGCACGTCGCGTGCCGTGGACGGGGACACCCCGGCGTTCTTGGCGATCTCCCGCAGTGACGCGTCGGGCTGGCTCTTGATGTAACTGACCGCCTTGAGCCGGCCCTCCACGTTGTTCAGTGGCCGGACCCGCCCGTCCCGGCCGATGCGGGCCGTCACCTGTTCGCCCGCGCCGCCCTGGGACTCCAGGCGGCGGCGGATGTTGCCGATGGTGCGGGCGCTCAGCCCGGTGGACGCCGCGATGGTCCGGTCCGACCAGGACGGGTGGCTGGTGATGATGCGTTCGGCGGCGGTGGTGCGCTCGGCCACCGACAGCGGCAGGCCGTGCGCGATGTTCGCCTTGACGCCGAGGACGAACGCCTCGCGCTCGGAGCCCTCGAACATCCGCGCCTCGATGACCTCGTCACCGCGGATCCGGGCGGCGCCGAGGCGGTGCGCCCCGTCGATGACCCGCATGGTGGCGCGGTGCACGATGATCGGCGGGAGCGGGGCGTCGATGCTGGCCAGCATGCGCGTGTGCTCGGGGTTCTCGCCGTGCAGGCGGGGTGAGTCGAGCATCTGGAGCGATTCGACGGGCAGTTGTTCGATGGGCAATTTATCAATCAGTTCGCTGTAATTCTGCTCCGCCTTCATTCGATCAGCGAAATCGTTTACCATCTGATGTTCCAACACCAACCCCCCGTTGGCTCTGATTCCCCTCAGCGCGGTGATGTGTCGACCTGGCGTTGAACGGGACCGACCGCTCGCGTAACGCCGCGACGTATCGATGACTGACTCTATCCACCACGGGGCTCCGCTGCAAAGTATTGCACGCGGGATTAGTGCGGGACGCGACTGCGGAGCGCTTGACCGCGGCGTCGATCCATGATCCGCACGTACGAGTGGCGCGCGAACGGGACACAATACCCAAAGCGCACGGTTCCCGATCGGTGGCGATGCGTGGTGTCCGCCATTCCTGATGAATGCTGGCGTGACGGTTTTTTCGGACGCCGGGCAGGACCTGGGCGACCGAATCTGCGGCAGATGAGGTGCTTGCCGGGTTCGCAGCGGATGCCGGTACTGACCGGCTGTGTCCGGACAAATAGGCACGGGATTGCCGGTCTGCGTGCGACTGGACGCCGAAGGCGCCGCACACGGTCCGTCAACCCGCGGCGGTGGCGTTCGCGTAAATCCCTCGCACATCACGGTTCGGTTAACCAGTAGGAAAAGATTGGTGGACGGGGGCGCCGCCGAGATACGTGCGTAAACGGATACTGCGGAGGGCTGGCCCGTCCTCCGTGCTTTCCGCCGAATTCGCAGGTCATCGCGCGGTTCCGGCACGGGATTGCGGCGCGTCGAGCGGGTGGCCGGACACATTCGGCCGCCCAACCCGCTGTCGGATATCGGCGTCCCGACGCCGTGTGGCGAGCGCCACACATCGGTGGTCTCTCTCGCCGCCCTATTCACAGAGAAGGAGGTGGCGACGCGTTTTCGCGCCGCCACCTCCCTCCGAGCGGATCAGGACGCGGCCGCCTCCGCCTCGACGAACCGGGCGAGCCGCGTGACGCCCTCGTCGATCTCCTCCTGGGTGAGGTAGCTGATCGACAGCCGGATCCCGTGCTTGCCGCCGCCCTCCGGATAGAAGTACGACATCGGCGTCCAGATCACGCCGAAGTCCCGGGCGCAGCGGGCCAGCGCGGCGTTGTCGGCCCGGAACGGCACCGTCAGGGCGAGGAAGAACCCGCCGGCCGGCCGGTTCCACCGCACGCCCAGTTCGGACCGGCGCGGCGCCGGCAGCCGCTCGTCGAGCCGCTTCAGGGTGTGCCGCATCGCCTCGCCGTAGTAGGCGGACGTCTCGGCGTTCAGGTCGGCGGCCGTCCCGCCCGCGGCGAGCAGCATGCCGGCCACCGCGGCCTGGCTCAGCGGCGAGGTGTTCACGGTGACCATGCTCTTGATCTTGCTGAGCTCGTCGGCCAGCAGGCCGGTGCCGCCCGCGCCGTCCGCGACCTCCTGGTCGGCCACGGCGAAGCCCACCCGCGCCCCGGGGAAGAGCGTCTTGGAGAACGAGCCGAGGTGCACCACCCGCCGGGCGGTGTCCAGCGACTTGAGCGTGGGCAGTTGGCGGCCCGGGCTCACCAGCCGGTACGGGCTGTCCTCCAGCACCAGGAAGTCGTGCTCCTCGGCAAGCCGGAGCAACTCGTGCCGGGCCGCCAGCGACATCGACAGCCCCGACGGGTTGGTGTGGTCGGGGATGACGTAGCACGCCCGGGGGCGGCGACCCCGCGCCCGCTCGGCGCGCAGCGCGGCCACCAGGTCCTCCGGGTGGAACCCGTCCTCCCGCTCCGGCACCGCCGTGGTCGCGATGTCGAGCAGCCGGGCCGCGCCCGTGATGCCGACGTAGCAGGGGCTGGAGACGAGCAGAGCGTCCTCCGGGCCGCGGATGAGGGCCCGCAGCGCCAGCACCATCGCCTCCTGGCAGCCGACCGTGACCACCACCGACTCCGCCGGCACGTCGATGCCCTCGTCGCGGCGCAGCCAGTCGGCGATGATCTCGCGGATCCGGCCGGCTGCCGGGCCGTACTGGAACATCGCGTCCTTGATGGCGGCGGGGGAGCGGCCCTGCGCGGCGAGGTGGTCCAGGTACGCGCGGATGCTGTCGAAGACCTGGTCGAGGTCGAAGAACCCGTCGAACGGGCGGCCGGGCGCGAACGAGATCGCCCGCGGGTAGCGGGAGGTGACCTCGTTGAGGAAGTTCATCGTGTCCAGCAGCGGATCGGAGAGGCTGTCGTGCAGCTCGTCCCGGCGCAGGACGCGCCCGGAATCCGGATTCGGCAACGTGGTCATCTCACTCCCGTCGTGGTGGCGCACCGGTCTGGCGCGGGCTCACCGGCCCAGCCAGACCGGCGCGCGTTTCTCGGCGAAGGCCCGCGGGCCCTCCACGGCATCCCGGCTGGCGCGGCGGCGCTCCTCCCAGCCGTACCGGCCGGCGAACGCCTCCGGCAGCGGCCGGTCCAACGCCCCCAGCACCGCCTGCTTGATCGCCCGCAGCGCCAGCGGCGCGCAGGCCAGCAGGTCGGCGACCCAGTCGGCCACGCAACGGTCCAGCTCGGCGGCCGGCACCACCTCGTTGACCAGCCCCAGGGCGTAGGCGGTGCCGGCGTCCATCCGGCGGCCGGTGAGCAGGTAGCCCATCGCCGCCTTCAACGGCACCTGCCGGCTGAGCCGGAACGCCCCGCCCGCCCCCGGCACCAGACCGAGGCGCGGCTCGGGCAGGGCGAAGACGGCCCGGTCGGAGGCGACGACCAGGTCGCAGGCCAGGGCCAGCTCGAAGCCGCCGCCGAGGGCGTACCCGTCGACCCGGGCCAGCACCGGCTTGGACAGGTCGAACCGCTCGGTGAGCCGGGGCCAGCCGGGCTGTCCGCGCGAGCCGAAGCTGCTCGGTGGCACGCCGTCGGCGTCCAGCCGGGCCCGCTCCCGCAGGTCCTGTCCGACCGAGAAGGCCCGGTCCCCGGCGCCGGTCAGCACGACGACCCGGATGTCGTCGTCGGCCTCCACGTCGTCCCAGACCTCGGCCAGCTCGGCGTGCATGCGCAGGTCCATCGCGTTCAGCACCTCCGGCCGGTCCAGCGTCACCCGGGCGACGTGGTCGGCCTTCTCGTACCGCACGCGGGGGGTCACCGGGGCGGTCCTCCCGGGCGGCCGAACCGGCCCACCTTGCCGATCACGTCGTCGCTGTAGAGCCGCAGCGCCTGCTGCACCGCGAACTCGGCCAGGTAGCGGCGGAACTCCTCCGGCGACTCCTCGCCCACGCTCAGCATCCGCCGGTTCGGCGCCACCGCCGGCTGCCGCAGCCGGGCCACCGCGTCCTCGACCGCCGCGTCCACCGCGGCCGGCTCCACCACCTCGTCCAGCAGCAGGCGCGCCTCCGGCTCGATGGCCCGGATGCGGCGGCCCAGCAGGATCACCTGCCGGGCCAGCCGGGGTCCGGCGATCCGGGTCAGCCGCAGGTTGGCCACCCCCGGCACGATCCCCTCCTGGGCGGCCGGCAGGCTGAGGTACGCGTCGTCGGCGGCGATCACGTGGTCGAAGACCAGCAGCAGCTGCATCCCCCCGCCGATGGCGAAGGTGTCCACCGCGGCGATCCACGGCTTCTGCACCGTCGGCGCGTGCCACGGCGCATCCTCGTCGCGCAGCCCGCCCCGGATCTTGGCCAGGTAGCCCAGCTCCCGGCGGAGCAGGAAGCCGGTCAGCGTGATCTGCCCGGCGTGCAGCGCCTTGAGGTTGATGCCCGCGCTGAACACCCGCCGCCCCTCGTACCGGGGATGGCTCATCACCCCGCCCCGCACCACGCCGACCTCGACCCCCGGGTCCAGCAGCGCCAGGTCGACGGCGGTCTCCATGTCGTCGACCTGGCGCTCGTCCTCGGCGTTGAGGCAGTCGTCGCGGCACATGGTGATCCGCGCCGCCCCGTCCTCCCGGCGCAGCCGCACCGAGCCGAGGTCGAGCGCGCCGGTGCGACGGAACTCGGGCAGCAGCTCCCGGGCCCGGGGCGTGGGCCGCAGCATGGCGTCCATCAGGCGCCGGCCGGACGTGGGGGAGCCGAGCACGCGCCCCAGGAAGAGGCCCTGGTCGATCTCGTGCCCCTCCTTGCGCAGCTGCGGGCGGGCGCGCTGGGCCCTGAGCCGCGCCGCGTCGGGCACCAGCCCGGGGAAGGCCCGGGCGGCCGCCGCGCAGAGCTCGGCCAGCCGCAGCTCCCGGCCGGCGGTCACCTCGTCGTAGACGGCGTCCACGTGCGCGTCGAGGAAGGCCGCGCGCAGCCGGCGTACCCGGTCCTTGGCGCTCTCCGCGGCGGCCCGCTGGTGCGGCGAGCGCAGGTCCGGCACGGGCAGCGCGGCGAGCACCGCCTCCACCCGGCGCGCCTCCCGGGTGAGGGCCGCGCGGGCGGTGGCCAGGTCGGCCCGGACGGCCTCCGCCGCCGGGGCCTCGGAGAGCACGCCGGTCACGACGCCTCCTCCCGCCGGCGCAGCATCCGGTCGCAGGCGGCGAGGTGGACGCCGAGCGCCTCGTCGAAGCCGGCAGTGGCCGCCTCGAAGAGCAGCCGCCGCCGCACCGCCAGCTCCGCGCCGGGCAGCCCGGCGGCCCGGCCGGCCGCCGCGGCGAGCGCCGCGGGGACGTCGTCGGTCACCTCGTCGAGCAGGTGCCCGGCCAGGGCGGTGGCGGTGTCCAGCGGCGTGCCGTGCAGGACCGCCCGGCGGACGGCGGCCCGGTCGGCGCACTGCTGGGTGAGCCGGTAGACGGCCATGCCCGGCCAGGTCACACCGGTGACCAGCGGCAGCACCAGGCGGGCCGCGCCGGCTGCGATCCGGTGGTCGGTGGCGAGCAGGGCGTCCAGCGCCGCGCCGCCGCAGTCGCCGTGCGCCACCGCCACCGAGGTCGCCGGCAGGCACTCCAACCGGCGCAGCTCGCGTTCCCAGCGACTGA
It encodes the following:
- the dpgB gene encoding enoyl-CoA-hydratase DpgB, with the translated sequence MTAPTANGFAETSPEPDLPTLRVDGAAPLTTETVAALRALCDRVEDRGDRLVVLHLSGAPGPGWADDLTVALVSRWERELRRLECLPATSVAVAHGDCGGAALDALLATDHRIAAGAARLVLPLVTGVTWPGMAVYRLTQQCADRAAVRRAVLHGTPLDTATALAGHLLDEVTDDVPAALAAAAGRAAGLPGAELAVRRRLLFEAATAGFDEALGVHLAACDRMLRRREEAS